The Blastocatellia bacterium region GCGCGAGCAGTTCGAGATTCGCACGCACAAGCGGCTGATGGACATTCTCGACCCGACGCCGCAGACGGTTGATGCGCTGATGAAGCTCGACCTGCCGGCGGGCGTGGATGTCGAAATCAAAGCCTTCGGCAAGGACCACAAATAAAGTAATGGGTAATGCGTAATGAGTGATGAGTAAAACGCCATTGGCGTTCGGCTCAACACTCCATACTCATCATTCATCACTCAGGACTAGAAACATGGTCAACGGAATTATTGGCAAGAAGCTCGGAATGACGCAGTTGTTTGCCGACGACGGTTCGGTCACGCCGGTGACGGTAATCAAGGCCGGCCCCTGCATCGTCGTGCAAAAGAAGACGGTCAACACGGATGGCTACGACGCCGTTCAGCTCGGCCTGGTCGAAGAGAAAGCGCCGCGCAAGGTGAACAAGCCGACCGAAGGGCACTTCAAGCGTGCCGGCGTGCCGCCGACTCGCGTGCTGCGCGAAGTCCGCGTCCAGGCGAGCGAGGATGGCACGAACGTCGGCGATAAAGTGCTGGTTGATATCTTCAACCAGAACGATCTGGTCGAGATCATCGGGCGCTCGAAGGGGCGGGGGTTCGCCGGCTTCATCAAGCGGCACGGCTTCGGCGGCGGCCGCGCGACCCACGGCTCGATGTTTCACCGCGCCCCCGGCGGCATCGGCGCATCGGCCTATCCGTCGCGTGTTTACAAAGGCACGAAGATGGCCGGCCAGATGGGCAACGAGCGCAAGACGATCAAGAACCTGCGCGTCGTCGCCGTTGATCCGGATAACAATCTGCTGATGATTCACGGCGCGGTTCCGGGGCCGAATGGCGCATACGTGCTGATTAAGAAAGCACAATAGCGAAGGAGTCAGGAGTCGGGAGTCAGGAGTCAGAATGAATAGGGAAGTCGGCTATCGCCGCCGCTTTCAATCTGAACCCTGAACCCTGAATCCTGAATCCTGGCGGAGCAAGACAATGCCTGTTGTGAAGGTTAAGAATCTGAAGAACGAAGAGGTCGGCGAGCTGACGTTGTCTGACGACGTGTTTGGCGCGCCGCTCAACAAGCCGCTGATTTACGAAGCGGTCAAAGCGTATATGGCGAATCAACGCGCCGGCACCAGCGCGACCAAGACGCGCGGTGACGTTCGCGGTTCGGGCAAGAAGCTCTGGAAGCAGAAGGGCACAGGCCGCGCCCGCATCGCCAGTCTCCGCTCGCCGCTCTGGAAAGGCGGCGGCAATGTCCACGGGCCGCAGCCGCGCGACTGGTCGTACCGCCTGCCGAAGAAAATGCGGCGCGGCGCGATTCGCGCCGTGCTTTCCGAGCGCCTGCGCGAAGGCGGACTGGTCATCGTTGACAACTTCGAGTTGCAGACGCACCGGACGAAAGATTTCGTGGCGGCGCTTGCCGGGCTTGGCCTCGAAGGCCGCACGCTAATCGTTGACGCGCTCGAAAACGGCAACCTGGCCCTGTCGTCGCGCAACCTGCAACACGTCACCTGTGTTGCGCCCGGCGGCATC contains the following coding sequences:
- the rplC gene encoding 50S ribosomal protein L3 → MVNGIIGKKLGMTQLFADDGSVTPVTVIKAGPCIVVQKKTVNTDGYDAVQLGLVEEKAPRKVNKPTEGHFKRAGVPPTRVLREVRVQASEDGTNVGDKVLVDIFNQNDLVEIIGRSKGRGFAGFIKRHGFGGGRATHGSMFHRAPGGIGASAYPSRVYKGTKMAGQMGNERKTIKNLRVVAVDPDNNLLMIHGAVPGPNGAYVLIKKAQ
- the rplD gene encoding 50S ribosomal protein L4, whose protein sequence is MPVVKVKNLKNEEVGELTLSDDVFGAPLNKPLIYEAVKAYMANQRAGTSATKTRGDVRGSGKKLWKQKGTGRARIASLRSPLWKGGGNVHGPQPRDWSYRLPKKMRRGAIRAVLSERLREGGLVIVDNFELQTHRTKDFVAALAGLGLEGRTLIVDALENGNLALSSRNLQHVTCVAPGGINVYNLLTHEQVALTRDAAALLDKQLGGNATAQAQPAQADEAPVQADEAPVEERAPDAQEE